The Spirosoma foliorum genome has a window encoding:
- a CDS encoding 3-ketoacyl-ACP reductase has protein sequence MKRVALITGGSRGIGYGIAEQLADAGFDLAINGVRPEEAVHESLEALRQRGSDVIYCQGDIASTQDRATMLQRIMAHFGRLNVLINNAGVAPKERRDILEATEESFHYVLSTNLQGAYFLTQATANWMIKQKADQPDFWGCIINVSSISATVASVNRGEYCVAKAGLSMATQLFAARLGEFDIPVYEVRPGVIKSDMTAGVTAKYDKLIEDGLFVQPRWGQPKDVGLAVAALAQGSFPYSTGQVIMVDGGMTIPRL, from the coding sequence ATGAAACGAGTCGCACTAATTACAGGAGGCAGTCGGGGTATTGGATACGGCATCGCTGAACAACTGGCCGATGCTGGATTCGATCTGGCAATCAACGGTGTTCGACCAGAAGAAGCTGTTCATGAGTCTCTTGAGGCTTTGCGACAACGGGGAAGCGATGTGATTTACTGTCAGGGCGACATTGCTTCGACACAAGATCGGGCAACCATGCTACAGCGTATCATGGCCCATTTCGGCCGCTTAAACGTATTAATTAATAATGCGGGTGTAGCGCCTAAAGAGCGTCGCGATATTCTGGAAGCAACCGAAGAAAGTTTTCACTATGTGCTGTCTACTAATCTGCAAGGTGCTTACTTTCTGACGCAGGCTACGGCCAACTGGATGATTAAACAGAAGGCCGACCAACCAGATTTTTGGGGCTGTATTATTAACGTTTCGTCAATTTCGGCCACGGTGGCCTCAGTTAATCGGGGAGAATATTGCGTCGCGAAAGCGGGTCTCAGTATGGCAACCCAACTATTTGCTGCCCGACTCGGAGAGTTCGATATTCCCGTTTATGAGGTTCGACCGGGCGTTATAAAAAGCGATATGACGGCGGGTGTGACGGCGAAATACGATAAGCTGATTGAAGATGGTTTGTTTGTTCAGCCACGCTGGGGTCAACCTAAAGATGTTGGTCTGGCGGTCGCTGCGCTGGCTCAGGGTAGTTTTCCTTATTCGACCGGTCAGGTCATTATGGTTGATGGGGGAATGACGATACCAAGATTATAA
- a CDS encoding oxidoreductase: MSEKYKPQFPRMAQLKTAVDLRNYLEKNDIDLPFDDALLPPTESPFNRPIHLKSGKTIGNSLCILPMEGWDGTTDGRPTDFTRNRWKKFAISGAKLLFGCEAVAVCHSGKANPNQLVLNDETFSDFVELRELILKEHTEAFGRTDDLLIGLQLTHSGRFCKPKSHKAFEPKILYSHPFLNNRFGMSADYPTLTDEDIDQIIEQYIEAAVLAQKAGFDFVDVKHCHGYLGHEFLSAVNREGRYGGSFENRTRYLRNIVAGIRQAAPGLEIGIRLSAFDMLPFKKSPAGPGIPEPAEQYPFAFGGKSNGLGVDLTETKAFLALAESLGIQLVCITGGSPYYNPHLMRPALFPPSDGYLPPEDPLLGVKRQIDVTNELKQAFPELVIIGSGYSYLQEWLPNVAQAVLRAGMADSIGFGRMVLSYPTMPADMITGHSLVRNLICRTFSDCTTAPRNGLISGCYPLDPLYKKRPEAEQLKAIKESL, encoded by the coding sequence ATGAGCGAGAAATACAAACCCCAATTTCCGCGTATGGCGCAGTTAAAAACGGCTGTTGACCTGCGGAATTATCTGGAAAAGAACGACATCGATCTGCCGTTTGATGACGCGTTGTTGCCTCCAACTGAAAGCCCTTTCAACCGCCCAATTCACCTGAAGTCAGGCAAAACAATTGGTAATAGCCTTTGCATTTTGCCGATGGAAGGCTGGGATGGCACGACTGATGGGCGTCCGACAGATTTTACCCGGAATCGTTGGAAGAAATTCGCCATCAGTGGGGCCAAATTATTGTTCGGTTGCGAAGCTGTAGCCGTGTGCCATTCAGGAAAAGCCAACCCGAATCAATTGGTGCTAAACGACGAAACGTTTTCTGACTTCGTCGAACTGCGGGAACTGATTCTGAAAGAACACACGGAAGCATTTGGCCGCACAGACGATTTACTAATTGGCTTACAGCTAACGCATTCAGGGCGCTTTTGTAAACCGAAGAGCCACAAAGCCTTTGAGCCGAAAATACTGTATAGTCACCCGTTTCTGAACAATAGATTCGGAATGTCGGCTGATTATCCTACGCTTACAGATGAGGATATAGATCAAATCATCGAACAGTATATCGAAGCTGCTGTTTTGGCGCAAAAAGCAGGTTTTGACTTTGTCGATGTTAAACATTGTCATGGTTATCTGGGCCATGAGTTCCTGAGTGCGGTAAATAGAGAAGGGCGCTACGGAGGGTCATTCGAGAATCGGACGCGCTATTTGCGGAACATCGTCGCTGGTATTCGTCAGGCCGCGCCGGGGCTGGAGATCGGTATTCGGTTGAGCGCGTTCGATATGCTTCCGTTCAAGAAAAGTCCTGCTGGACCAGGTATTCCTGAACCGGCGGAACAATATCCGTTTGCTTTTGGTGGAAAATCGAATGGACTAGGCGTTGACTTAACCGAAACGAAAGCGTTTCTGGCACTGGCCGAATCACTAGGTATCCAGCTCGTGTGTATTACTGGCGGAAGTCCCTATTACAATCCGCACCTGATGCGTCCGGCATTGTTTCCGCCTTCGGATGGTTACCTACCTCCCGAAGACCCACTGTTGGGTGTAAAGCGGCAAATAGACGTAACAAACGAGCTAAAACAGGCTTTTCCCGAATTGGTGATTATAGGATCGGGCTACTCGTATTTGCAGGAATGGTTACCTAACGTAGCGCAGGCCGTATTACGAGCCGGTATGGCCGATAGCATAGGATTTGGTCGTATGGTATTATCCTATCCAACCATGCCTGCTGATATGATTACCGGCCATTCACTCGTCCGAAATCTGATATGCCGCACCTTTTCGGATTGTACGACAGCTCCGCGAAATGGCTTGATTTCAGGCTGTTATCCGCTAGATCCGCTCTACAAAAAAAGACCCGAAGCCGAGCAACTCAAAGCAATAAAAGAAAGTCTATAA
- a CDS encoding glycoside hydrolase family 88 protein: MQIDNSLKPADLSAKLDRFWDLSGQKINLIENEYDVTKGSPVFTVAGKYSTRGWTEWTQGFQFGSAILQFDATNDTEFLEIGRQKTLTVMAPHISHIGVHDHGFNNVSTYGNLLRLMREGRIPTNEWEANFYELALKISGAVQASRWTTVKTGGFISSFNGPHSLFVDTIRSCRALVLSHALGHVFQGEGDAKINLLERALQHMKATADYSVFYGEGRDSYDLWGRTAHESVFNVKDGNFRCPNSQQGYSGFTTWTRGLAWAMCGFAEELEWLATREDTELEPFGGREFIEAYMLKAATATCDFYIDHTPTDGIPYWDTGAPNLHCLGDYLNRPADPYNDFEPVDSSAAAIGAQGLLRLGKYLMDKGNVEAGQRYHQAGLTVLNTLLDEPYLSTNPEHQGLILHSIYHQPNGWDYVPAGSKIANGESSMWGDYHAREVALYLQRIIRNEPYYTFFNCLS, from the coding sequence ATGCAGATTGACAATTCGTTAAAACCTGCCGATCTCTCGGCAAAACTTGATCGATTCTGGGATCTTTCCGGCCAGAAAATAAACCTGATTGAAAACGAGTACGACGTAACAAAGGGCTCTCCTGTCTTTACAGTAGCTGGAAAATATTCGACACGTGGTTGGACAGAATGGACACAGGGATTTCAGTTCGGTTCGGCCATTCTACAGTTTGATGCTACAAACGACACTGAGTTTCTGGAAATAGGTCGCCAGAAAACGTTGACCGTGATGGCGCCACACATTAGCCACATTGGCGTTCACGATCACGGCTTTAACAATGTTAGCACCTACGGAAACCTGCTTCGGTTGATGCGGGAAGGCCGAATCCCGACCAATGAGTGGGAGGCCAATTTCTACGAATTAGCCCTGAAAATCTCTGGTGCCGTACAGGCCAGCCGCTGGACAACGGTTAAAACGGGCGGCTTTATTAGCTCATTCAACGGGCCACATTCATTATTTGTCGATACCATTCGCTCGTGCCGTGCCTTGGTGTTGAGCCATGCGTTAGGCCATGTCTTTCAGGGTGAAGGCGATGCGAAAATTAATCTGCTGGAACGCGCTTTACAGCATATGAAAGCCACTGCTGATTACTCAGTGTTTTATGGCGAAGGTCGCGATTCGTACGATCTCTGGGGCCGTACCGCTCACGAAAGCGTTTTCAATGTTAAAGATGGCAATTTTCGATGCCCCAATTCGCAACAGGGTTATTCGGGTTTCACAACCTGGACACGCGGTCTAGCCTGGGCCATGTGTGGCTTTGCTGAAGAGCTGGAATGGCTTGCCACTCGTGAAGATACCGAACTAGAGCCATTTGGTGGTCGAGAATTTATTGAGGCTTACATGCTCAAAGCTGCCACCGCCACTTGTGATTTTTACATCGACCACACGCCTACCGATGGCATTCCGTATTGGGATACGGGAGCACCAAACCTTCACTGCTTGGGCGATTACCTCAATCGTCCAGCCGATCCTTACAATGATTTCGAACCAGTAGACAGTTCGGCTGCGGCTATCGGCGCACAGGGATTGTTGCGCTTGGGGAAGTATCTGATGGATAAAGGCAACGTAGAAGCTGGGCAACGATACCATCAAGCTGGTTTAACGGTGCTAAATACCTTATTGGATGAGCCTTATTTGAGCACTAATCCAGAACATCAGGGCCTGATTTTACACTCAATTTATCATCAGCCCAATGGTTGGGATTATGTGCCAGCGGGAAGTAAAATTGCCAATGGCGAGTCGAGTATGTGGGGAGATTATCACGCTCGCGAAGTCGCACTATACCTGCAACGGATCATCCGTAACGAGCCTTACTACACGTTCTTTAACTGTTTGTCCTGA
- the gpmI gene encoding 2,3-bisphosphoglycerate-independent phosphoglycerate mutase, whose protein sequence is MNKKVILIILDGWGIPLKPEVSAIESAHTPFMNSLYPKYPNSKLEASGLAVGLPAGQMGNSEVGHMNLGAGRVVYQDLVKVNKAVEEHTLDNEPVLVDALTYAKNNGKKVHFIGLVSDGGVHAHIEHVKGLLSITQTYGLTDVFVHAFTDGRDTDPKGGVGYLTDLQAHMAATTGQIASVVGRYYAMDRDNRWERVKVAYDAMVHGEGEKIAAADVTKALQASYDAGVTDEFIKPLIVTNPDGLPVAVIEDGDVVLCFNFRTDRGREITQALTQKDFPEQGMKKLNLDYITMTKYDDEFVGVKVIFEKDNLQNTLGEVIAGAGRKQIRIAETEKYPHVTFFFSGGREEPFAGEKRLLCPSPKEMVIRDDRGVEITIPVKTYDQIPEMAAYDIRNAIIPELEKEEVDFVCLNFANTDMVGHTGVFEAVVKAAETADACAKAVTETALAHGYTTIIIADHGNAEYMTNDDGTPNTAHTTNLVPCILVDKDYHPELNDGKLADIAPTILQLMGIPQPPEMGGVSLING, encoded by the coding sequence ATGAACAAAAAAGTCATTCTCATCATCCTCGACGGCTGGGGCATTCCGCTCAAGCCCGAAGTATCGGCTATTGAATCGGCACACACGCCGTTCATGAATTCGCTGTATCCCAAATATCCAAACAGCAAATTGGAAGCTTCGGGCTTAGCGGTTGGATTGCCAGCGGGTCAAATGGGGAACTCCGAAGTGGGCCACATGAACCTTGGCGCTGGTCGGGTTGTGTATCAGGATTTGGTGAAAGTCAACAAAGCTGTTGAAGAGCACACGCTTGATAACGAGCCTGTTCTGGTCGATGCGCTGACCTACGCTAAAAATAACGGAAAGAAAGTCCATTTTATCGGTCTGGTTTCTGACGGGGGCGTTCATGCGCACATTGAGCACGTGAAGGGCTTACTATCTATCACTCAAACCTACGGCCTGACAGACGTGTTCGTTCACGCTTTTACCGACGGTCGCGATACCGACCCGAAAGGTGGCGTAGGTTACCTGACGGATTTACAAGCGCACATGGCGGCTACGACGGGGCAAATTGCCAGCGTAGTTGGTCGATATTACGCCATGGACCGCGACAATCGCTGGGAGCGTGTGAAAGTAGCCTACGATGCGATGGTACACGGCGAAGGCGAAAAGATAGCTGCTGCCGACGTAACCAAGGCGTTACAGGCATCCTATGACGCTGGTGTGACGGATGAGTTTATCAAGCCGCTTATCGTTACAAATCCAGATGGGTTGCCGGTTGCCGTGATCGAAGATGGTGATGTGGTGCTTTGCTTCAACTTCCGAACCGACCGGGGCCGTGAAATCACACAGGCGTTAACGCAGAAGGATTTTCCAGAGCAGGGCATGAAAAAACTCAATCTGGATTACATCACAATGACCAAATACGACGACGAATTCGTTGGCGTAAAGGTCATTTTCGAGAAAGATAATCTGCAAAATACGCTGGGCGAAGTTATTGCGGGTGCCGGGCGGAAACAGATTCGGATTGCCGAAACGGAGAAATATCCTCACGTAACGTTCTTCTTCTCGGGTGGTCGTGAAGAGCCGTTCGCTGGTGAAAAACGGCTTCTTTGCCCATCTCCCAAAGAAATGGTAATTCGCGATGACCGGGGCGTAGAGATCACAATACCGGTGAAAACCTACGATCAGATTCCTGAAATGGCCGCTTATGATATTCGGAACGCAATCATCCCTGAATTGGAAAAAGAAGAAGTGGACTTCGTTTGCCTGAACTTCGCCAATACCGATATGGTGGGTCATACAGGTGTATTCGAAGCGGTCGTGAAAGCTGCTGAAACAGCGGACGCTTGTGCTAAAGCCGTTACAGAAACTGCACTGGCGCATGGCTACACAACCATTATCATTGCCGACCACGGTAATGCCGAATACATGACCAATGATGACGGTACGCCCAACACTGCCCATACCACAAACCTGGTGCCTTGCATTCTGGTCGATAAAGACTACCACCCAGAACTCAATGACGGTAAACTCGCTGACATCGCTCCAACAATTCTTCAATTGATGGGTATTCCACAACCACCCGAAATGGGCGGAGTGAGTTTGATTAACGGGTAG
- a CDS encoding low molecular weight protein-tyrosine-phosphatase, with amino-acid sequence MISVLFVCYGNICRSPVAEGVFRQLVAEAGLDKQIETDSAGTASFHIGHLSDRRTRENALEHGLSLTHRARRLTGDDLAQFNYFVAMDETNLEAIEKLNYRSTGLYTNDNIFLLREFDPDVSDQPNVPDPYYEGPEVFEEVYQIALRCCRQLLTYLIQQHNLTE; translated from the coding sequence ATGATTTCTGTCCTCTTCGTTTGTTATGGCAATATCTGCCGGTCGCCGGTGGCGGAGGGTGTATTTAGGCAATTAGTGGCTGAAGCTGGGCTTGATAAGCAAATTGAGACCGATTCGGCCGGAACAGCCTCTTTTCACATCGGCCACCTTTCTGACAGACGCACCCGCGAGAATGCGCTCGAACATGGGCTTTCGCTAACGCATCGTGCCCGACGACTTACGGGCGATGACCTGGCCCAGTTTAACTACTTCGTGGCCATGGACGAAACCAACCTCGAAGCCATCGAAAAGTTGAACTATCGTAGCACGGGCCTATATACCAACGACAATATATTTTTGCTTCGGGAATTTGATCCAGATGTTAGCGATCAGCCCAACGTGCCCGATCCCTACTACGAAGGCCCTGAAGTTTTCGAGGAGGTTTATCAAATCGCCCTTCGCTGCTGTAGGCAGCTATTAACGTACTTAATTCAACAGCATAATCTTACTGAGTGA
- a CDS encoding FtsB family cell division protein, which yields MLQKILRKLGSFYVASGLGLLLWMTFFDANDLPTQIRNWWTLHELDGEAQYYRERIKTVKTEQREVLGNDRLREKFAREKYWMKKPGEDVFVIVDEHNEPLEK from the coding sequence ATGCTCCAGAAAATCCTCCGCAAACTTGGCAGTTTCTACGTCGCTTCCGGCCTAGGGTTATTGCTATGGATGACGTTTTTTGACGCGAATGATTTGCCAACTCAAATCAGGAATTGGTGGACATTACATGAGTTAGACGGAGAGGCCCAGTATTATCGAGAACGGATCAAAACCGTAAAGACTGAACAACGGGAAGTACTGGGTAATGATCGACTACGCGAGAAATTTGCCCGCGAAAAATATTGGATGAAAAAACCAGGTGAAGATGTATTTGTCATCGTCGACGAACACAACGAGCCGCTAGAAAAGTAA
- the eno gene encoding phosphopyruvate hydratase has translation MSTIQSIHARQILDSRGNPTVEVDVRTENGFLGRAAVPSGASTGTHEAVELRDDDKKVYVGKGVLKAVSNVNELIFPELVGISVFEQSMIDKIMLELDGTSNKGRLGANAILGVSLAASKAAAQEAGLPLYRYIGGVNANTLPVPMMNILNGGSHADNSIDFQEFMVMPANASTFSEALRMGTEIFHTLKGVLKKMGLATNVGDEGGFAPNIKSNEEAIQTILQAIEKAGYRPGEDVWIAMDAASSEFYDAEAGVYHFKKSTGDKLTSSEMAGFWKDWATKYPILSIEDGMAEDDWSGWKLHTDELKGTKVQLVGDDLFVTNVTRLQEGIDKGIANAILVKVNQIGSLTETIDTVNLAKRNSYKNIMSHRSGETEDATIADLAVALNTGQIKTGSASRSDRMAKYNQLLRIEEELGETAYFPGLKF, from the coding sequence ATGAGTACCATTCAAAGCATTCATGCCCGACAGATTCTGGATTCACGCGGTAATCCGACCGTCGAAGTGGACGTCCGTACCGAAAACGGTTTTCTGGGCCGTGCTGCTGTGCCATCGGGCGCATCGACAGGCACCCACGAAGCAGTTGAGCTTCGCGACGATGACAAAAAGGTTTACGTAGGTAAAGGCGTTCTGAAAGCCGTTTCTAACGTTAACGAACTGATTTTCCCAGAGCTGGTTGGTATTTCGGTGTTTGAGCAAAGCATGATCGACAAAATTATGCTTGAGCTGGACGGTACATCCAACAAAGGCCGTTTGGGCGCTAATGCTATTTTGGGCGTTTCGCTGGCAGCTTCGAAAGCAGCTGCTCAGGAAGCAGGTTTGCCACTTTATCGCTACATCGGTGGCGTCAATGCCAATACCCTGCCTGTTCCGATGATGAACATCCTGAACGGTGGTTCACACGCTGATAACTCCATCGATTTCCAGGAATTCATGGTTATGCCTGCCAATGCGTCGACGTTCTCGGAAGCGCTGCGGATGGGTACCGAAATTTTCCATACGCTGAAAGGTGTATTGAAAAAAATGGGCCTTGCTACCAACGTAGGTGATGAAGGTGGTTTTGCGCCAAACATCAAATCGAACGAAGAAGCGATCCAGACGATCCTTCAGGCTATCGAGAAAGCAGGCTACCGTCCAGGCGAAGATGTTTGGATTGCTATGGATGCGGCTTCTTCGGAATTTTACGATGCCGAAGCGGGTGTATATCATTTCAAAAAATCGACTGGCGATAAACTGACTTCGTCGGAAATGGCTGGCTTCTGGAAAGATTGGGCTACTAAATACCCAATTCTGTCGATTGAAGATGGTATGGCCGAAGATGATTGGTCGGGCTGGAAACTACACACCGACGAGTTGAAAGGCACGAAGGTTCAACTTGTTGGCGATGACCTGTTCGTAACGAACGTAACGCGCCTGCAGGAAGGTATCGACAAAGGCATTGCCAACGCGATTCTGGTGAAAGTTAACCAGATCGGTTCGCTGACCGAAACTATCGATACGGTTAACCTGGCGAAACGCAATTCGTACAAAAACATCATGTCGCACCGTTCGGGCGAAACCGAAGATGCTACCATCGCTGACTTAGCGGTAGCGTTGAACACGGGCCAGATCAAAACGGGTTCGGCTTCGCGTTCTGACCGGATGGCGAAATACAACCAACTGCTTCGTATCGAAGAAGAACTAGGCGAAACCGCGTATTTCCCAGGACTTAAGTTTTAA
- the recA gene encoding recombinase RecA gives MAKSDTAQATASANDSKLKALQTTIEKLDKAFGKGTVMRLSETKVVDVPVISTGSLGLDLALGIGGMPRGRVVEIYGPESSGKTTLTMHCIAEAQKAGGLAAFIDAEHAFDRVYAEKLGIDTKNLLISQPDNGEQALEIAEHLISSGAIDIIVIDSVAALVPKAEIEGEMGESKMGLQARLMSQALRKLTGTINKTGCCCIFINQLREKIGVMFGNPETTTGGNALKFYASVRLDIRRIGQIKEGADNIVGNRTKVKVVKNKLAAPFKVVEFDIMYGQGISKVGEILDLSVEMEIVKKSGSWFSYGTSRLAQGRDAVKELLLDNPELMAEIEGKIRAKIAEDDEALVDPVLAATAADDEGEIDD, from the coding sequence ATGGCGAAATCAGATACGGCGCAAGCCACAGCATCTGCTAATGACAGTAAATTAAAAGCTCTTCAAACAACGATCGAGAAACTTGACAAAGCGTTTGGCAAAGGCACAGTAATGCGCCTGAGTGAAACGAAAGTTGTTGATGTTCCGGTTATTTCAACTGGCTCGCTGGGGTTAGATTTAGCCCTCGGTATTGGCGGTATGCCGCGTGGTCGTGTCGTTGAAATCTACGGACCTGAATCGTCAGGTAAAACTACATTGACTATGCACTGCATCGCCGAAGCACAGAAAGCTGGTGGTCTGGCAGCCTTCATCGATGCCGAACACGCATTCGACCGTGTTTACGCGGAAAAGCTGGGCATTGATACCAAAAACCTTCTTATCTCGCAGCCAGATAATGGCGAACAGGCGCTTGAAATCGCTGAACACCTGATCAGCTCAGGCGCTATCGACATCATCGTAATTGACTCGGTTGCTGCGCTTGTACCAAAGGCGGAGATCGAAGGCGAAATGGGCGAAAGCAAAATGGGTTTACAGGCTCGTTTGATGTCTCAAGCCCTGCGGAAACTGACTGGTACGATCAACAAAACAGGTTGCTGCTGTATTTTCATCAACCAGTTGCGTGAAAAAATCGGTGTGATGTTCGGTAACCCCGAAACAACTACAGGTGGTAACGCTTTGAAATTCTATGCGTCGGTTCGTCTTGACATCCGCCGTATTGGCCAGATCAAAGAAGGTGCTGATAACATTGTGGGTAACCGCACGAAAGTGAAAGTTGTTAAGAACAAACTGGCTGCTCCTTTCAAAGTTGTTGAGTTTGATATCATGTACGGTCAAGGAATTTCGAAAGTTGGTGAAATCCTTGATTTATCTGTCGAAATGGAGATCGTTAAGAAATCAGGCTCCTGGTTCTCGTATGGCACCAGCCGATTGGCACAGGGTCGCGATGCAGTGAAAGAGTTGCTTCTCGATAATCCTGAATTAATGGCCGAAATCGAAGGTAAAATCCGGGCTAAAATCGCTGAAGACGACGAAGCCTTAGTTGATCCCGTTCTGGCTGCTACCGCTGCCGACGACGAAGGAGAAATCGATGATTAA
- a CDS encoding citrate synthase, which produces MANNAELTVDGKSYSFPTLEGTEHEKAFDISNLRDQTGYVTLDRGYKNTGATKSAITFLDGEQGILQYRGYSIEDLAAKASFLEVAYLLIYGELPTQEQFSTFETAIRRHTLVKEDMRKIFDGFPVNAHPMGVLSSLVSAMSAFYPDEEGDKEDKTDQHIIRLLAKLPTIATWSYKRALGHPINYPKNTLDYIPNFLNMMFSLPVEDYKVDPVVAEALNVLLILHADHEQNCSTSTVRLVGSSQANIYSSISAGISALWGPLHGGANQEVIEMLEDIKADGGDVSKYVDMAKNAKTTGFRLFGFGHRVYKNFDPRARIIKKAADDVLSKLGVNDPVLEIAKGLEEAALHDDYFVSRKLYPNVDFYSGIIYRALGIPTNMFTVMFAIGRLPGWIAQWKEMRETKEPIGRPRQIYTGETLREFVPIDKR; this is translated from the coding sequence ATGGCAAACAACGCTGAATTAACTGTCGATGGCAAGTCCTATTCATTCCCAACATTGGAGGGAACAGAACACGAAAAAGCTTTTGACATTTCGAATCTTCGTGATCAGACCGGCTACGTTACGTTAGACCGGGGTTATAAAAATACCGGTGCTACAAAAAGTGCCATTACATTTCTTGATGGTGAACAGGGTATTCTACAATATAGGGGTTACTCTATTGAAGATCTGGCCGCAAAAGCCTCTTTCCTTGAAGTAGCCTATCTGCTTATCTATGGTGAATTGCCAACTCAGGAGCAGTTTTCAACGTTTGAGACAGCAATTCGTCGTCATACGCTAGTAAAAGAAGATATGCGGAAAATCTTCGACGGTTTTCCGGTTAATGCGCACCCAATGGGTGTTTTGTCGTCTTTAGTGAGCGCCATGAGTGCCTTCTATCCTGATGAAGAAGGCGATAAAGAAGATAAAACGGATCAGCATATTATTCGACTGCTGGCCAAATTGCCTACAATTGCCACCTGGTCGTACAAGCGTGCGCTGGGCCACCCGATCAACTATCCCAAAAATACCCTCGACTACATCCCGAACTTCCTGAACATGATGTTCTCGCTGCCGGTCGAAGATTACAAAGTTGATCCAGTAGTTGCTGAAGCGCTGAACGTTCTGCTTATCCTTCATGCCGATCACGAACAAAACTGTTCAACCTCAACGGTTCGGCTTGTAGGTTCGTCGCAGGCGAATATCTATTCGTCTATTTCGGCAGGTATCAGCGCTTTGTGGGGACCTCTGCACGGCGGAGCAAACCAGGAAGTAATTGAAATGCTTGAAGATATCAAAGCCGATGGTGGTGATGTGTCGAAATACGTTGACATGGCTAAGAATGCGAAAACAACGGGCTTCCGTTTATTCGGTTTCGGTCACCGTGTTTATAAAAACTTCGATCCTCGGGCAAGAATCATCAAGAAAGCGGCTGATGATGTACTGAGCAAATTAGGTGTTAATGATCCCGTGCTGGAGATTGCCAAAGGCTTAGAGGAGGCTGCTTTGCACGACGATTATTTCGTATCGCGCAAATTGTACCCGAACGTCGATTTCTATTCGGGTATAATCTATCGTGCATTGGGTATCCCAACCAACATGTTTACAGTGATGTTCGCTATTGGTCGTTTACCCGGCTGGATTGCACAATGGAAAGAAATGCGTGAAACGAAAGAGCCTATCGGCCGTCCACGTCAAATTTATACGGGCGAAACGCTACGCGAATTCGTTCCGATTGACAAACGCTAA